One window of Calditrichota bacterium genomic DNA carries:
- a CDS encoding sigma-54-dependent Fis family transcriptional regulator, translating into MSNDSSKNTSTSFKPVLLVVDDEEKTRRILKINLQEKYHVLQAQNGQEALAILENEPVHLVLTDLRMPVMSGLELLQQMQKLNLNIPVIIITAYGTVENAVEAMKKGAYDYILKPIQIDELEMTIEKSLNYGNLLNENVYLRQQLKQYEGFRDIITINPGMRQLMELIRQVAPTRATVLIEGESGTGKELFARAIHYLSPRAEKPFIEINCGAIPHELLESELFGHEKGAFTGAIALKKGKFEMANHGSLFLDEIGELPKELQVKLLRALE; encoded by the coding sequence ATGTCAAACGATTCGTCAAAAAACACATCAACTTCATTTAAACCCGTGCTTTTGGTCGTAGATGATGAAGAGAAAACCCGACGCATTTTGAAAATCAATCTTCAGGAAAAATACCACGTGCTTCAGGCTCAAAATGGGCAAGAAGCCCTGGCAATTTTAGAGAACGAACCCGTGCATCTGGTATTGACAGATTTGCGCATGCCGGTCATGTCTGGCCTGGAGCTGCTACAGCAGATGCAGAAACTCAATTTGAATATCCCTGTGATTATCATTACCGCATACGGCACGGTGGAAAATGCCGTAGAAGCCATGAAAAAGGGCGCTTACGATTACATCCTCAAACCCATTCAAATTGACGAATTGGAAATGACAATTGAAAAATCCCTGAATTACGGCAATTTGCTGAACGAAAATGTCTACCTTCGGCAGCAGCTTAAGCAGTACGAAGGATTTCGGGATATTATTACAATTAATCCGGGAATGCGCCAACTCATGGAACTCATCCGGCAGGTAGCCCCCACACGTGCTACGGTACTAATTGAAGGAGAAAGCGGCACCGGGAAAGAACTTTTCGCCCGCGCCATTCACTATTTGAGTCCCCGGGCCGAAAAACCTTTTATTGAAATTAACTGTGGCGCAATCCCCCACGAGCTTCTGGAAAGCGAACTCTTTGGCCACGAAAAAGGTGCTTTTACCGGAGCCATTGCCCTGAAAAAAGGGAAGTTTGAAATGGCCAACCACGGTTCTCTTTTTCTGGATGAAATCGGAGAGTTGCCCAAGGAACTGCAGGTTAAATTGCTTCGGGCCCTGGAATAA
- a CDS encoding sigma-54-dependent Fis family transcriptional regulator — protein sequence MGGVQPIQTDVRFIAATNRNLRDEISAGTFREDLYYRLKVVYIRIPPLRERTEDIPLLVQHFLKKHETTVGKHVSRVTPDALEILQGYKWFGNVRELENVIMQAMIFSQSDTITSEALPSEIVQSVEKNSNRIPQTKEELQREKQLRYQKINAQLEYAFLKNILQKARGNVSEAARITGYDRRQIQNLLKKYSLNPANFK from the coding sequence GTGGGTGGAGTACAGCCAATTCAAACGGATGTCCGATTTATTGCTGCCACCAATCGAAATCTGCGGGATGAGATTTCAGCGGGCACTTTTCGGGAAGATTTGTACTACCGACTCAAAGTTGTCTACATTCGAATTCCTCCTTTGCGGGAACGCACCGAGGACATTCCCCTGTTAGTTCAGCACTTTTTGAAAAAACACGAAACAACAGTTGGAAAACATGTCAGTCGTGTAACACCTGACGCCCTTGAAATACTTCAAGGGTACAAATGGTTTGGCAATGTGCGGGAACTTGAAAATGTTATTATGCAAGCTATGATCTTTTCGCAAAGCGACACCATTACATCCGAGGCTTTGCCTTCCGAGATTGTCCAATCAGTGGAGAAAAATTCAAACCGAATTCCCCAAACCAAAGAGGAATTACAAAGAGAAAAACAGCTTCGCTACCAGAAAATCAATGCCCAACTGGAATATGCCTTTTTAAAAAATATTTTGCAAAAAGCTCGTGGGAATGTTTCTGAAGCAGCTCGAATAACCGGTTATGATCGCCGCCAGATTCAAAATCTCCTTAAAAAATATTCCCTCAATCCGGCGAATTTCAAATAG